Part of the Halomarina litorea genome is shown below.
GCGCCATCGCCCGGGCGGAGACGGGGTCGCCATCCGTGAACGCGCGGTCCTGCCGGGCGTAGCCCATGTACGGCAGGACGGTGGTGACCCGGTCGGCGTGTCGGCGGGCGACGTCCTGCAACTGGAGCAACTGGACGTGCGCGTCGCTCGACACCGTCGAGGCGACTACGACGGCGTGGTCGGCCTCGAACGGCGCGCGGACGATGAGTTCGCCGTCGGCGAACCAGTCGTATTCGACGGGTCCCACCCTCGCGTCCAGTTCGGCGGCCAGCGACGCCGCGAGCGACTGGGACGCGGACCCCGGAAGTATCATGGTCGGGCGTCGGCGGCGCTGGCTAAAACGCGTTTTCCTTCGGGGGAGTCGCGAGAGAGGCGCGCGCCCGCGGCGGCCGCGACGATCCGGCCCTCGGTCGCGGGCGGAAGCGGGTCGGTCGCCCTTCCGGGGACCCCCATGTCAGAGCGTTGTAATGGGCGAGTCTGATACTCGCACAGGATGAAGTCCGAACGGTGTTTTTTGAGGTTCCGACCTTTTGAGAGGCGAACACGGGTGAACTGTGCGTCGTGCTTGAAGCCAGCTGCTTTGAACGACACGGTTGAACGCGGGGGGAGTCTCCGTTTTTGCGGTAGCCGGGCGGTCGGGCACGGTCGTCGCCGTTTCGACGCTTGCCGAACCAGCCGTTGAACGCTTCAGCGAGTTCTTCGAGAACGCGCTGACTGGGTTGAGAATGCAAGTCCGTGTAGCGTTCGTGGCTTTTGAGTTCCCCGTCCTCATCCTCGTCCTCGCCGCCGTGAGCAGTCTCGCCATCACGGCCATCGGACTCCGGGAGTTCCGGGGCGACCGGGGCTGCTGAAGGCGGGTCGCGTCGAGAATGCCTCCGTTCACGCCGTGGGGGACGCCCCGTCACAGCGCTCCCGGGGGTTCGTCGTCGTGAACGCCGTCAGCGAGGAGTCCGCACCGGGGTCGGTCGTGGCGTCGCCGACGACGAACAAGACCGCCACGACGTCGGCGTCGAACGTCGAGAGGTCGACGGACCGCCAGTCGGGGGCGTCGGCCAGACGGCCCCGGACGACGTATCGGCCCGCCTCCTCCGCCCACGGACACGGTAGCTCCGTCCCGCCGAGTGCTGCCGACGACCGGGCGGTCGCCTCGTAGGACCCCGAGTGGACCGCGGTCCCGTCGCGTTCGACGACGACGCTGACGGTGTGGGGGTCGGAGGCGTAGTTGCTCACCGAGACGGTGCCGAGGGTCGGCGGTGGTCCGTCACCGGGACGGAGTGCGGAGCACCCCGCGCCCGCGGAGAGGGCGGTCCCGAGGAGGGCGAGGGCTCGGCGTCGGCGCATGGCGGAACCTATCTCCAGTAGAGAATAAATCTTGTCAGACCACCGCGATTCCTCGCACGTCTGGCACCCCGAGCGCGCGGGTCCGCCACTCCCCGTCCTCGCGGTCCTCGACGAGGAACGTCCCCGTCCCGGTGACGGCGTAGGTGGTCGCGCCGTAGGCGACGCCCGCGACGGGGTCCGTGGCGGGGAGGTCGACGGCAGTCCACTCGCCGCCCTCGCTCTCGCGGACGGACAGCGACCCGGGGGTGGCGGCGTGGGCGCGGTCGCCGTCGGTCGCCACGACCCGGAAGTCGCCGTCCAACAGGTCCATCCAGCCGTTTCCGAGGGCGTAGAGGCCCTCGCCGGTCGCGGCGAGGGGGACGCCTCTCGCGGTCACGTCGTGGGCGTCTGCGAGACCGACGTTCGTGAGGCCGCCGTCGGCGAGGCGGAACACGCCGTCTGCGGTCGCGAGCAGATGACCGTCGACGGCCCGCACGTCAGCGAGGTCGCCGACCGACTCCCAGCCCTCCCTGCGCCGGACGGCGACCCGTCCCTCCCCGGCGGCCACGAGGGTTCCGTCGGCGAAGCCGACGGCGTCCGCCGGGCCGAAGTCGGTCCCCTCGAACGCCTCGCCCGCCGAGACGAGGACGTCCTCGTCGGTCGCGACGGCGAGTCGTCCCTCGCTCGCGGTCACGTCACGGGCGACGCATCGTTCGACGAGGCCGAACTCGCCGACGAGGTCCCCGGAGACGCGCACCCGGACGACCCCGGCGCCGGTCGCGAGGAAGGCCCGGTCGCTCCCCGTCTTCTCGCTGTAGACGCGTTTCTCGTCGAGACTGCTCATACGCCGTCCGCGACCCGGAGGCGGGAAAGCGTGTCGGGAGTCAGTTTCGACCCCGGGTCGCCGAGTCGGCGCCGAGTTCGCGGGCGGCCGCCCGGTGGCGCTCGTAGGCCGCCGTCGCCCACGCGCAGGCGTCGATATCGTCGCTGACCGCGAGGCCCGCGACGGCCCCCTGGTCGGTGTACGAGACGAAGGCGACGGCCGCGTCGTCGAGGATGACCAGCCCGTACGGGAGGTGCGCGTCGTGTTCGTAGAGGGCGACGGCGTCGCTCTCCAGGGTCGCACGGAAGTCCGGGTCGGTATCGAGGCGGTCGACCGCCCCCGGTTCGAGGACGAGTTCGACGACGAGGTCGTCGTCCGAGACTCGCTCGCGGATCCGCGAGAGGTAGCGCGGCATGGCCACCGGCGAGACGCACTTGATGTGGGTCGCGTCCCCGGCGAGGACCTCGAACCGGGCCAGCGGGCGTTCCGGCGCGTGGCGCTCGCCGCAGACCTGCTGACCGCGGACGACCAGTGCGAGGGGGAGGGTGGCGTCGTCCGGGACGGACTCGATGATGGGCCGGGCCGCGGTGATGCGCTCGATTCCCGCGAGGAAACCGTCGTACTGGCGGCGGGCGAGACGACCGAACTGCGTCAGCGTCACCCGGCCACCCTCGGTTCGGACCAGCCCCAGTTCCTCCAGTTCGCGACGGGCCTTGTAGGCCGTCGAGCGTGAGACGCCGAGCAGGTCGCGCAGGTCGCGTTTCTCCCGCGGGCCGTCGGCCAGCAGGTCGAGGACGGGGGCCCGTCGCGCGAGGACGTCGACGAGTTCCGTCACCGGCTCTTCTCGCATTCGAATCGGCGTAGGCAATCCCCCGTGAATACTCTTGCGACCGATGTTTCGTGCCTCGAAACATGTGCGGGACGGCGAACGCTGTGTTACGCGTTGAAATAAAGACCGTACGGGCGAAGCGCTAGCTGCGGACCGTGACCCCGCTTCGGCCTTCCCACTGGGGCCAGCCCTCCTTCCCCCCCACGGCCCCTCCCCCCTCGAACCAGTACTCCCAAGCCCGCCGACGCGAAGTGTGCGCGTGTTCGAGCCAATCGCCTATCTGGAGTGGATCGCCGGCCGACCCGACGCCGCGACCCACGACCTCGGGTCGAGCGACCTCCGGTCCCCGTCGCCCGACCGGGGCGTCGTCCCGCCCGTCCTCGCGGACCGGTCCGACCCGACCGACGGGACCGTCGAGTCACTGCTCGCGGACGTGTACGACCACCCCGAGTCCGGCGTCCACGTCACTGCGGGGGCGACCCACGCGAACTGGCTCGTCGGGGCCACCTGCCTCTCGCGTGCCGACGAGTCCGCGGAGCCACGGGTCCTCGTCGAGTCGCCGGGGTACGAGCCACACGCCGCGACGCCACGGGGACTCGGCGGACGGGTCGAGCGCTTCGAGCGCCCGGCGGGTCGACTCGACCCCGATACGGTGGACGAGGCGCTGACCCCGGACACCGAACTCGTCGTCTGTACGAACCGGCACAACCCGACGGGGAGGCTCGCCGACCGGGGGACGCTCCGGGCCGTCGCCGAGCGGGTGGCGGACGTCGACGCGACGCTCCTCGTCGACGAGGTGTACGCACCCTACGGTACGAACGCCGGCACGGGACCGTTCGGAGGCGTCACCGCCGCCGGCCTCCCGAACACCGTCGTGGCGGGGTCGCTCACGAAATTCTTCGGGCTGGGTGGCCTCCGGGTCGGGTGGGTCCTCGGCGAGGCGTCGACCGTCGAGCGGATGGAACGGGTCGGCTGGCACCTCCCGGTCGTCGCGGGGCCCAGTCGAGCGCTCGCGCGCCGGGCGCTCGCCCACAGGGAGGCGCTCTCGGCGCGCGCACACGAGCGCGTGGCCGAGAACCACGCCCTGCTCTCGGCGTTCCTCGACGACCGGTCGGACCTCTCGGGGACGGTCCACGAGGGCTGTCCGTTCGCCCTGCTCGCCCACGAGGCGGCCGACGGCGACCGGGTCGCCCGGCGGGCGTGGGACGAGAGCGTCCTCGTCGTGCCGGGGCGCTTCTTCGACCGGCCCGGAGCGGTCCGCGTGAGCCTCGGCCTCGCACCCGAGGAGATGGAGCGGGCGCTCTCGGCGTTCGGGACGGCGCTCGACGCGCTCTGAGAACAGTCCTCGTCGACTCTCCGTTGGCTTCTCTGTCGGCGCTCTGTCGGTTACTCCTCGTCGGTCTCGTCGGTTCCGTCGGGACCCTCGGTCCCCATGGGTGCGACGGCCTCGGTGCCGGCGGCGGCGGCACCGGCGCTCGCCGACGCCCCGCCGTCCTGCCCGTCGAGGACGGCCCCGGCGTCGATGTCGGCGAGTTCCTCGTTCACGTCGACCGACACCGCCCCGTCGGCCCGCGTCCGGAACGCCTCGCGACTCGGGTACTCGCGGACCGTGAGCACGCGGTCGCCCTCGACGGTGACGACGGCCTCCGCGACGCCGTCTTCGTAGTGGAACTGACGACCCTGTCGTAACTGCAGGTCACCGGTGTCGAGTTCGTCCGTACCGTCGGCCCCAGGCGTGTCGCTCTCGTCGGACATATCGGGAGCGTTCGGTGTCGGGGGAGAAGGTGTTTGTGGCTCACAGGACGCCCTGACGCGCCGATACCACCCCCGAGATACACACGTAGCCGAGTGTTTTATTTTATGTACATTCATTAGTTCTTATGCTAGCTCGCAGATGTCAGTTCCTCCACGCGTCGCCCCCGTTCCGCCCTCCCTCTCGCTCGTCGAGCAGGTCGACTGGAACGACTGCGCCGCGGCCTGTCTCGCCACCGTCACCGGCGACCCCCTCGACGCGGTCAAGCGGGCGGTCGACGTCCCCACGACGCACGGCGAGATGGAGCGCTACCTCGACGCCCACCCCCTCCCGAACGACCTCGTGACCGTTAGCGGCCGTCCGACGGTCCGGGCGCTCGCCCGGCAACACCGCCCGTTCGTCCGCTCGCGGCCGTTCGAGCGCCGAACGCTCGTCCTCTCGGTGGCCGCGCCCGTCCCGACCGTCGACTGGCACGCCGTCGTCCTCGACCGGGGGTCGGTCCTCGACCCGGGCGGGCACTTCGACGAGCGCCGACTGTTCACCACCCCCTGCATCTGGGCGACGGAGGTCTACCCGGAGGAGTGGTCGCTGGCCCCGGTCCCCGACCCGGCCTGACTCGCTGCCCACTCCTCCTCTAGGACACTCATCAGTACGAGCGACCAGTACTCCTCGCCGTGGCGTCTGGCGTCGCGGAGGGTCCCTTCCCGGGAGAACCCTACGCGCTCGTAGCACGCGAGCGCGACCTCGTTGAACGCGAACACCCGGAGTTCGATTCGGTAGAGGCCGAGGTCCTCGAAGCCGACGGCCAGCGCCCACCGGACCATGTTCGCCCCGTGTCCCTCTCCCCGCGCATCCGAGTCGACGATGACCCGCGAGACACTGGCCCCCCGGTGCTCCCGGTCGATGCGGTCCAGTTCGAGGTAGCCCACAAGTCCGTCCGACGAGAGAGACGCCGCGAAGGCCCGCCTGGCCGAGGTGGACTACTCCGTCTCCGCGAGGTGGTCGCGGGCCTGTCGTTCGTCGAGCGGGTACGAGAACGCCGTTCCGGCCCACTGAAGGAGGTCTGCCGGACCGTCGGTCCACTCGCCCACTTGGAGCAGGTCGCTAGCCGTCGCCGCTCGGAAACGGAGTCGAGACACGACCGGACCGACCACTCTCGGAGAAAGAACTGTTCGGGCGTTACCAGTTGTCACCTGCCGAGAGGCAGTCGGCGGCGTGCTCCGAAGCCGACGGCGGCCGAGTGCGACGGAGGCGCCCCGATACCGCGAGCCACAGCGGTTCCGCGCTGGAGCCGTCTCCGGGGACCCGACCAATTTTGTATAGCACTTGACGGTATATGACGGTCAGTGCAAGGTTCGCAACCCCTTTGAGACGGCCGGCCGGAGAGGCCTCCAATGAAGGTTTTCGGCTCCAGTGGCGTCCGCGGGGTCGCCAACGAGGAACTCACACCCGCGTTCGTCGGGCGGGTCGCGATGGCCGCCGGGTCGGTGTACGCCACGGGGGAGGAGTCACAGCGCGTCGCGCTGGGTCGGGACACGCGAGCGACCGGCGAGATGTTCGCCGACAGCGCCGCCGCCGGCCTCGCTGCGGTGGGCTGTGACGTCGACCGGGTGGGCGTGCTGCCGACGCCCGCCCTGCAGGCGTACGCCGAACGCGAGGGCGTGCCCGCCGTGATGGTGACCGCCAGCCACAACCCCCCGCAGTACAACGGCGTGAAGCTCGTCGGGCCGGACGGGGTCGAACTCACCCGTGACGCCCTCGAACGGGTCGAGGGTCGCCTGCTCGCCGAGGACTTCGCGCTCGTCTCGTGGGCGGAGACGGGGCGAAGCCGGCGCGTCGAACGCGCGCGGTCGGACTACGTCGACGCCCTCCTCGAGTCGGTCGACCGCGAGCGAATCGCGGCCGCGGACCTCACCGTCGCCCTCGACCCCGGCCACGGCGCGGGGTCGCTCACCAGCCCCCGGGTGTTCCGGGAGTTGGGCTGTCACGTCGTCACCGTCAACGCCCAGCCGGACGGCCACTTCCCCGGGCGCGACCCGGAACCGGTCGAGAAGAACCTCGCCGACCTGCGGCGACTCGTTCGGAGTTCGGACGCCGACGTGGGCATCGCCCACGACGGGGACGCCGACCGGGCCATCTTCGTCGACGAGACGGGGACTCACATCGAGGGTGACGCCGCCCTCGCGGCCCTCGCCGGGGCCGAACTCGACGCGGGCGACACCACCGTCAGCGCCGTCAACGTCTCCCAGCGGCTCGTCGACGCGGTCGACCGGGCGGGCGCGACGCTCGAACTCACCCCCATCGGGAGTACGAACATCATCACCCGCATCCGCGAACTGCAGGCCGCGGGCAAGCGAGTTCCCGTCGCCGGCGAGGGTAACGGTGGCATCCTCTTCCCGGGGTACCGACTCGCGCGCGACGGGGCGTACACGGCCGCGCGCTTCCTCGAACTGCTCGCGGACCGCCCCGCGAGCGCGGTGGCCGCCGACCACGCCGGCTACCACAACGTCCGCATCAACCTCGGGTACGAGGACGACGACGAGCGCGCTCGCCTCCTCGAACGGGCGGGAACGGCCGCCGAGCGCTCGGACGCGGCGTCGACCACCCTCGACGGCTACCGACTCGACTACGGCGACGCCTGGGTCCTCGTCCGCCCCAGTGGGACCGAACCCGTCGTGCGCGTCTACGCCGAGGCGCGCGACCCGGACCGCGCCGAGTCGCTGGCCCGCGAGATGGAAGCCGAACTGCTCGCCGGCGGATAGCGCCGTCTCGCCGCTCTCCCCCGCGTTCTCTCGTGTTTCCCCGTCCGAGAGCGTCCGCTGTCGAGTGGAGCGGTAAATCGCATGACGCGATACGAAATCGAAGGGGCGGACGATTCACGCAGGGTCGACCACCCCGGGGGACGACTGGCCGCGAAGTCGATGTGCGTCAGCC
Proteins encoded:
- a CDS encoding pyridoxal phosphate-dependent aminotransferase, which codes for MRVFEPIAYLEWIAGRPDAATHDLGSSDLRSPSPDRGVVPPVLADRSDPTDGTVESLLADVYDHPESGVHVTAGATHANWLVGATCLSRADESAEPRVLVESPGYEPHAATPRGLGGRVERFERPAGRLDPDTVDEALTPDTELVVCTNRHNPTGRLADRGTLRAVAERVADVDATLLVDEVYAPYGTNAGTGPFGGVTAAGLPNTVVAGSLTKFFGLGGLRVGWVLGEASTVERMERVGWHLPVVAGPSRALARRALAHREALSARAHERVAENHALLSAFLDDRSDLSGTVHEGCPFALLAHEAADGDRVARRAWDESVLVVPGRFFDRPGAVRVSLGLAPEEMERALSAFGTALDAL
- the glmM gene encoding phosphoglucosamine mutase, coding for MKVFGSSGVRGVANEELTPAFVGRVAMAAGSVYATGEESQRVALGRDTRATGEMFADSAAAGLAAVGCDVDRVGVLPTPALQAYAEREGVPAVMVTASHNPPQYNGVKLVGPDGVELTRDALERVEGRLLAEDFALVSWAETGRSRRVERARSDYVDALLESVDRERIAAADLTVALDPGHGAGSLTSPRVFRELGCHVVTVNAQPDGHFPGRDPEPVEKNLADLRRLVRSSDADVGIAHDGDADRAIFVDETGTHIEGDAALAALAGAELDAGDTTVSAVNVSQRLVDAVDRAGATLELTPIGSTNIITRIRELQAAGKRVPVAGEGNGGILFPGYRLARDGAYTAARFLELLADRPASAVAADHAGYHNVRINLGYEDDDERARLLERAGTAAERSDAASTTLDGYRLDYGDAWVLVRPSGTEPVVRVYAEARDPDRAESLAREMEAELLAGG
- a CDS encoding HVO_0234 family beta-propeller protein gives rise to the protein MSSLDEKRVYSEKTGSDRAFLATGAGVVRVRVSGDLVGEFGLVERCVARDVTASEGRLAVATDEDVLVSAGEAFEGTDFGPADAVGFADGTLVAAGEGRVAVRRREGWESVGDLADVRAVDGHLLATADGVFRLADGGLTNVGLADAHDVTARGVPLAATGEGLYALGNGWMDLLDGDFRVVATDGDRAHAATPGSLSVRESEGGEWTAVDLPATDPVAGVAYGATTYAVTGTGTFLVEDREDGEWRTRALGVPDVRGIAVV
- a CDS encoding helix-turn-helix transcriptional regulator, with the translated sequence MREEPVTELVDVLARRAPVLDLLADGPREKRDLRDLLGVSRSTAYKARRELEELGLVRTEGGRVTLTQFGRLARRQYDGFLAGIERITAARPIIESVPDDATLPLALVVRGQQVCGERHAPERPLARFEVLAGDATHIKCVSPVAMPRYLSRIRERVSDDDLVVELVLEPGAVDRLDTDPDFRATLESDAVALYEHDAHLPYGLVILDDAAVAFVSYTDQGAVAGLAVSDDIDACAWATAAYERHRAAARELGADSATRGRN